The region GGCCACCATAAACGTGGAGTAAAACCCGACCCCGAACTGGCCAATCAACTCCGGAGAAACCTCGCCGTGTTGCTGCTTGCGCTCCTTTAAAGCGCTCATAAATTCTCGGGTGCCGGATTTGGCGATGGTGCCAATCAGGCTTACCACGTCCTCTCGGGACATGCCAATGCCGTTGTCCTCAATGGTCAGGGTGTTGGCCTCCGCATTGGGGATCAGCAAAATGCGGGGCTCATCCACCTTGGGTAAATCCGGGTTGGTCAGCGACTCAAACTTCAGTTTGTCAATGGCGTCGGAGGCGTTGGAAATCAGCTCTCTCAGGAAAATATCCTTGTTGGAGTAGATGGCGTGGATCATTAAATCCAGCAGTTCCTTGGTCTCTGCCTGAAATGTGTGACGTTCCACGGAGGCGGTGGTCATGGGCGATTAAACTCCTTCAATTCAACACGGAATTTGCTGCCAGTATTATAAGATGAGTTGCCACTCTGGCTGGCTGAACTTAAGTCTTTTTTAAGAATTGCGGTTTTGTCTCAAGGGGGCTTTGCCCCCTGTAACCCCCCTCCAGGCCTTCCCACGCAGTTAATGGCAAAACATTGAACTCCGGTTATTGCACCGATGTGGCTGTGCGGGTTCAGGCCTTGATTTCCGGGTGCAAATTGGCCGGGTCAAGGTGGCGATCCCGAATTTCCGAGAGCAGCCCAGCTGCGGCGGCCTCAATGTAATCCAGCACCCGATCAAAGCCTTCCGCACCCCCGTAATAGGGATCGGGCACTTCCCGCAGATTGAGTTGGGGCGCAAAATCAAGGAAGTAATGCACTTTCTCCTGGTGCCCGTGGGGACACATGCGCATGACATGATCGTGGTTGAGTCGGTCCATCACCAAAATGTAGTCGTACTCGTCAAAATGATGCTTTTTAAACTGCTGGGCCCGGTGATTGCTCAGGTCAATACCCCGGTTCAGGGCGGCGGCGTGAGAGCGTCCATCGGCAGGGGCGCCCACGTGGTAATTATCCGTGCCGGAGGAGGCCACTTCGATGTGATCCCGAAAGCCGCTGGTCTGCACCATATAGTGAAAGACCCCTTCCGCGGAGGGAGAGCGGCAAATATTGCCCATACACACAAACATGATTTTAACCTTCCGGGGTGGTTGGCTGCTGGCTTGCGACATGGCG is a window of Vampirovibrio chlorellavorus DNA encoding:
- a CDS encoding low molecular weight protein-tyrosine-phosphatase yields the protein MSQASSQPPRKVKIMFVCMGNICRSPSAEGVFHYMVQTSGFRDHIEVASSGTDNYHVGAPADGRSHAAALNRGIDLSNHRAQQFKKHHFDEYDYILVMDRLNHDHVMRMCPHGHQEKVHYFLDFAPQLNLREVPDPYYGGAEGFDRVLDYIEAAAAGLLSEIRDRHLDPANLHPEIKA